The following nucleotide sequence is from Candidatus Fusobacterium pullicola.
CAAAGGATTCGGATTTATTTCTGGAGAAGATGGAAAAGATTATTTCGTACACTACTCTAATATAAATGCAAAAGGATTTAGAAATTTAGAAGAGGGACAAGCAGTATCTTTTGAAGTAACAGAAGGAGCAAAGGGTCCAGTAGCTTCTAATGTAACAGTAGCTTAATTATTTTTAAAATTATAGGGTACTGTAAGGTACCCTAATTTTATTTTTGGAGGAAGAATGAAAAAGAAAAATACAGTAAGACTCCAATGGTTTTTAAATAAATTAGTTAAATTATTTTTATTTCCATTACTTATAGTGGGAATTTTATTAAGAACCTATGATAATATTTTTAAAAAAAATCAGAAGAAGAAAAAGAGAGTATCGTATAATTTGTGGTACTAAAATATGCATGGGTGGCGGAATGGTAGACGCGCAAGGTTGAGGTCCTTGTAGGTGTTTCTCCTGTGAGAGTTCAAGTCTCTTCCCGTGCACCAATTTGTTAATTGAGAGGATATATTTATCCTCTTTCTTTTTTTAGTTATTAAAGGAGAAAAACAAGGATGATTAAGGTAGAAGATTATTATAACATGATAATTACATTTAAGAAAAATATGAAAACGGAGTTACCGGTTATATCTATTTCAATATTTTTATTTTTAACACTGTGGATTTTTTTTGGAAAATATAATATGATACTACCCCCATTTTTAACGCTTTATTTTAAAGTTAAATATCAACAGGAGTTTAGAATAAGAGAGTTAATAAAAAACTACTTAATGATATTAACAATAGCCTTTATGTCATTTTTAGCAGGAGAGAGTTTAATTTTCTGTATACTTATCAATTTGGCTGTTCCATTTTTTATAGTTTATTTTTTAACAAATAAATTTACACCAAAATCCTACTTTGTTTATGGGATGGCTTTTGTATTTATGCAACTTATGCCGATTTCCTCTTCATTACTTCCAATGAGAATAGGGGCTTTACTTTATAGTTTTATAGTTTTAACAGTAGCTTTATTTTTCTCCTCTAAATATTTGAAAAAAGAGAAAAAATATGATAAATTGAGGGAAAAAATACTACTACTATCACAGCAGATAAGAAAATTAGCTCTTGGAGAGAGTATAGAAGATGAGAAGTTGGAAGTGATTAAGAGTATTTCTAACTTAAATCAACAGATCTATTTTACAAGAAATTCAAGATATTTAGCTACGGAATATGGAAAAACTCTATATTTATTTATGATATTTTTTCAAAGGGTTAACTACTATATGGAAGAGTGTGTTGAAAGAGAAAAAAAATTAGATAAACAGTTTTTTTTAAGTTTATCTGATTTGTTAGAAAAAATTGGAAAAAATATAAAAATAGATAGTAATAGGGATTTGGTAATGGAGATAGAGAAATTTCAGAGAGACAATAGAGAGAGGATAGAAGAAGAGGGAGAGAGATTAGAAAGCATCTTAAATTTATTGAAAATAGCTTTATTAGGAATTAATCTTAAAGACCATAATAGAAATGAAAGAGA
It contains:
- a CDS encoding FUSC family protein, which translates into the protein MIKVEDYYNMIITFKKNMKTELPVISISIFLFLTLWIFFGKYNMILPPFLTLYFKVKYQQEFRIRELIKNYLMILTIAFMSFLAGESLIFCILINLAVPFFIVYFLTNKFTPKSYFVYGMAFVFMQLMPISSSLLPMRIGALLYSFIVLTVALFFSSKYLKKEKKYDKLREKILLLSQQIRKLALGESIEDEKLEVIKSISNLNQQIYFTRNSRYLATEYGKTLYLFMIFFQRVNYYMEECVEREKKLDKQFFLSLSDLLEKIGKNIKIDSNRDLVMEIEKFQRDNRERIEEEGERLESILNLLKIALLGINLKDHNRNER
- a CDS encoding cold-shock protein: MLKGTVKWFNKDKGFGFISGEDGKDYFVHYSNINAKGFRNLEEGQAVSFEVTEGAKGPVASNVTVA